From the Chloroflexota bacterium genome, one window contains:
- the lysX gene encoding lysine biosynthesis protein LysX yields the protein MHRSTHPRVAVLYTRLRVEEKWLFAALERRGVPYDRLNDREHNLFLDDPAAWQRYDVVIARNLSYTRSLYTLRVLASWGIPTVNTVGVVETCGDKLRTSAALAAAGVPQPQTAIAFTPEAALEAMDSLGYPVVLKPVYGSWGRLLAKINDRDAAEAVLEHKAALGSPLHQVYYIQEYIRKPGRDIRAFVIGDRVVTAIYRYAEHWITNTARGGRGEVCPVTPALEAVCLQAAEAVGGGVLALDLFEHPDRGYLVNEINHSMEFHTTVPLTGVDIPGLIVDYALEVARRGAPLPVYALAS from the coding sequence ATGCATCGCTCAACCCACCCCCGTGTCGCCGTCCTTTACACCCGCTTGCGTGTGGAAGAAAAATGGCTGTTTGCCGCTCTGGAACGCCGCGGCGTGCCCTATGACCGCCTCAACGATCGCGAGCACAACCTTTTCCTCGACGACCCGGCAGCGTGGCAGCGCTACGACGTGGTCATTGCTCGCAACTTGAGTTACACCCGCTCGCTCTACACCCTGCGTGTGCTTGCCTCGTGGGGCATTCCCACAGTCAACACCGTGGGAGTCGTGGAAACATGCGGCGACAAACTGCGCACCAGCGCCGCGCTCGCAGCAGCCGGCGTGCCGCAACCCCAAACCGCCATTGCCTTCACCCCCGAAGCCGCCCTCGAAGCCATGGATAGCCTCGGGTACCCCGTGGTGCTCAAACCGGTATACGGCTCGTGGGGGCGGCTACTCGCCAAAATCAACGACCGCGACGCCGCCGAAGCCGTGCTGGAACACAAAGCCGCCCTCGGCTCCCCCCTCCATCAGGTTTACTACATTCAGGAATACATCCGCAAACCCGGCCGCGACATCCGCGCCTTCGTCATCGGCGACCGGGTGGTGACGGCAATCTACCGCTACGCCGAGCACTGGATCACCAACACTGCGCGCGGGGGCCGTGGCGAAGTATGCCCTGTGACCCCGGCGCTGGAAGCCGTGTGCCTGCAAGCCGCCGAGGCCGTCGGTGGCGGCGTGCTGGCACTGGACCTGTTCGAGCACCCCGACCGCGGCTATCTGGTCAATGAAATCAACCACAGCATGGAATTTCACACCACCGTGCCCCTGACCGGCGTGGACATCCCAGGGCTGATTGTGGACTACGCGCTGGAAGTAGCCCGCCGCGGAGCACCTTTGCCCGTGTACGCGCTGGCTTCCTGA